The Chloroflexota bacterium genome has a window encoding:
- a CDS encoding SDR family oxidoreductase: MAMLKVLFIGGTGIISSACSRLAVEKGMQLYHLNRGQTTRPIPEEVIQLTGDVREPNSYKTALGDHSFDVVVQWIGFTPEHIEQDIEILRGRVGQYIFISSASAYQTPPASLPVTESTVLDNPVWEYSRNKIACEERLIRAYREEKFPVTVVRPSHTYDATLFPTHGGYTVLHRMRQGKSVVVHGDGTSLWTLTHNQDFAVGLVGLFGNPRAIGDTFHITSDEWLSWNQIYTFIAQAAGVEARLVHIPSELIAAYDPDWGDGLLGDKAHSMIFDNTKIKRLVPDFNPTIPFAEGARQIVAWYDDDLARQVVDETFDALNDRIIAAYAKAWPR, from the coding sequence ATAGCCATGTTAAAAGTTCTTTTCATCGGTGGAACGGGTATTATCAGTTCGGCTTGCTCGCGGTTGGCGGTCGAGAAGGGGATGCAGCTCTACCATCTCAACCGCGGGCAGACCACGCGCCCGATCCCGGAGGAAGTCATCCAACTTACGGGTGATGTGCGCGAGCCAAATTCTTATAAAACTGCTCTGGGCGATCACAGCTTTGATGTGGTTGTGCAATGGATTGGCTTTACGCCAGAGCATATCGAACAGGATATTGAGATATTGCGCGGGCGTGTGGGACAGTATATCTTCATCAGCTCGGCATCGGCTTACCAGACCCCGCCTGCCAGCCTTCCGGTGACAGAATCAACCGTGCTGGACAACCCGGTTTGGGAATATTCGCGCAACAAAATCGCTTGCGAAGAACGCCTGATCCGCGCTTATCGGGAAGAGAAATTTCCAGTTACGGTTGTGCGCCCCTCTCACACGTATGATGCTACTCTCTTTCCCACGCATGGCGGTTATACCGTACTGCATCGGATGCGGCAGGGCAAATCGGTTGTGGTGCATGGCGATGGCACCTCCCTGTGGACGTTGACTCATAATCAGGATTTCGCTGTGGGTTTGGTCGGATTGTTCGGCAACCCGCGTGCCATCGGGGATACTTTCCATATCACATCGGATGAATGGCTTTCGTGGAATCAAATTTACACTTTCATTGCTCAAGCCGCGGGAGTGGAAGCCCGGCTGGTGCATATCCCCTCCGAGCTAATTGCTGCCTACGATCCTGATTGGGGCGACGGCCTGCTGGGCGACAAAGCCCATTCGATGATTTTCGACAATACGAAAATTAAACGCCTGGTGCCAGATTTCAACCCGACGATTCCTTTCGCCGAAGGCGCCCGCCAGATTGTAGCCTGGTACGATGATGATCTGGCTCGTCAGGTGGTGGATGAGACCTTTGATGCTTTGAATGATCGTATCATCGCGGCGTATGCAAAGGCCTGGCCCAGATAA
- a CDS encoding VOC family protein: protein MNAIDAQLKLGAVSLSVADVNRSLDYYQSRIGLHILARENGEISLGVGETILLNLHHQPGAQIARRMTGLYHFALLLPSRFALAQTLHHLIETQTPMVGAADHLVSEALYLTDPDGHGIEIYRDRPRSQWYNAQGILEMGTLALDAEGILSERNSNTPRWDGLPVETVMGHVHLHVADLKAANHFYVEVLGFDQPRFSMQIPSAIFINAGGYHHTLGLNIWAGVGAPPPTSENARLLSFEMIFSDMDQLDHARQRLDEAGFSQEQRTQGWLVRDPSQNPILMRVE, encoded by the coding sequence ATGAATGCTATCGACGCACAACTCAAACTTGGCGCGGTTTCGCTCAGCGTTGCTGATGTCAACCGCTCGCTGGATTATTATCAAAGCCGGATTGGCCTGCATATTTTGGCGCGGGAGAATGGGGAAATTTCGCTGGGGGTTGGAGAAACGATTTTATTGAACCTGCACCACCAGCCCGGTGCGCAAATTGCCCGGCGGATGACAGGCCTGTATCATTTTGCATTGCTGTTGCCATCCCGCTTTGCATTGGCGCAAACGCTGCATCATCTCATCGAGACGCAAACCCCCATGGTTGGCGCAGCAGATCATTTGGTCAGCGAGGCTCTGTATTTGACAGACCCCGATGGTCATGGCATCGAAATTTACCGCGATCGCCCACGCTCGCAATGGTATAACGCCCAGGGCATTCTCGAAATGGGCACCCTGGCGCTGGATGCCGAGGGCATCTTGAGTGAACGAAATAGCAACACGCCGCGCTGGGATGGTCTGCCCGTCGAAACGGTAATGGGGCATGTTCATTTGCATGTGGCTGATCTAAAAGCAGCCAATCATTTTTATGTTGAAGTGCTGGGATTTGACCAACCACGCTTTTCGATGCAGATTCCTTCGGCCATTTTTATCAACGCCGGGGGCTACCACCACACCCTGGGGCTAAATATCTGGGCCGGGGTGGGCGCGCCACCCCCAACGTCGGAAAATGCGCGCCTGCTCTCGTTTGAGATGATCTTCTCGGATATGGATCAGCTTGACCACGCGCGCCAGCGTCTAGATGAGGCGGGATTTTCTCAGGAACAACGGACTCAGGGGTGGCTGGTTCGTGATCCCTCGCAGAATCCAATCTTGATGCGTGTAGAATGA
- a CDS encoding MFS transporter produces MKYSTARSAFAERIIYYTGLSISMISLIFVIRLVVDTSFRMAYPFIPQISAGLNLSVASFGWLLTIRSTSGLLGPAIGRLADRIGRRNIMGAALLIQFVGMAGMALAKGWWGALPMFLVGVATNAFLPSQQAYISDQVPYERRGRALASVDIAFAISGIVVMPAIGWMMNIWGWRIPFAVLSVLSLIAAVLIWRKLPASETRTRSMAEPQRMGALLRQPNVLASAVVSMLLFAGVGIFMTFWSIWLSADYELDALGLGLTANRIGFAELAGAILTGLFIDRVGKRRGSLISLAIGAIFFGLLPGFSLTLSSSRIMLLLTVLWVEMSIVSLFPLYAEQAPDARATIFSLVALGNAVGLGLGPPLTAALWQWRGLSAVTTVGAISMLLAFGGVWLFLHDQAET; encoded by the coding sequence TTGAAATATTCAACCGCACGTTCTGCTTTCGCCGAGCGCATTATCTATTACACTGGCCTGAGTATCAGCATGATCTCGTTGATCTTTGTCATCCGCCTGGTTGTGGATACCAGCTTTCGCATGGCGTACCCCTTTATCCCCCAAATTTCTGCGGGCCTCAATCTCAGTGTAGCCTCCTTCGGTTGGCTGCTGACCATTCGCTCCACTTCCGGTTTGCTGGGGCCAGCCATCGGCAGGCTAGCCGACCGCATAGGCCGTCGCAATATTATGGGCGCGGCCTTGCTAATTCAATTTGTGGGCATGGCAGGAATGGCGCTGGCAAAGGGCTGGTGGGGTGCATTACCCATGTTTCTGGTGGGGGTGGCAACCAATGCCTTTTTGCCATCTCAGCAAGCCTATATCAGCGATCAGGTTCCGTACGAACGACGCGGCCGGGCGCTGGCATCAGTGGATATTGCCTTTGCGATTTCGGGCATAGTAGTGATGCCCGCGATCGGCTGGATGATGAATATCTGGGGTTGGCGGATTCCCTTTGCCGTTTTGAGTGTATTAAGCCTGATCGCTGCTGTGTTGATCTGGCGCAAACTCCCGGCAAGCGAAACGCGCACCCGGAGCATGGCAGAGCCCCAGCGGATGGGAGCGCTCTTGAGACAACCCAATGTACTGGCTTCGGCGGTTGTATCCATGCTGCTCTTCGCCGGCGTCGGCATTTTTATGACCTTTTGGAGCATCTGGCTGAGCGCTGACTACGAACTCGATGCGTTGGGCTTAGGGCTGACCGCTAACCGGATTGGATTTGCCGAGCTGGCAGGCGCGATTCTGACAGGTTTATTTATCGATCGTGTGGGCAAGCGCCGTGGCAGCCTGATCAGTCTGGCAATTGGCGCGATTTTCTTTGGATTGCTGCCAGGGTTTAGCCTCACACTATCCAGCAGCCGTATCATGTTGCTGCTCACGGTGCTATGGGTTGAGATGAGCATCGTTTCGCTATTTCCCCTCTATGCCGAACAAGCTCCTGATGCACGCGCAACCATCTTCTCGCTGGTTGCCCTTGGCAATGCGGTCGGGCTGGGTTTGGGGCCGCCACTGACCGCGGCCTTGTGGCAGTGGCGCGGTCTGAGCGCAGTGACAACTGTGGGGGCTATCAGTATGCTATTGGCCTTCGGGGGAGTATGGCTGTTCTTGCACGACCAGGCCGAAACCTGA
- a CDS encoding nitroreductase, whose protein sequence is MLFEQAITELIPARFSCRTYREEPLDADTIAQLSGRISAAQVGPLGNRARFALVAATEADAQALRGLGTYGFIKGAAGFFVGVLREGELNLEDFGYQMEQIILQATDLDLGTCWLGGTFAKSRFAAKVALQEGESIPAVTSVGYIAPRARRFDRKVRDVAASDHRLPWNKLFFSERFDNPLSQETAGDFAIPLAMVRRGPSASNRQPWRIIKTGTEWHFYLRRTRGYRTNNYAKLLKLADLQRVDMGIAMCHFKLTALELGLNGSWRVNDPGLALPNEWTEYIISWKQN, encoded by the coding sequence ATGCTATTTGAACAAGCCATCACTGAACTCATCCCGGCGCGCTTTTCCTGCCGAACGTATCGTGAAGAACCCCTTGATGCGGATACGATAGCTCAATTGTCTGGCCGGATTTCAGCGGCCCAGGTTGGCCCGCTGGGGAATCGGGCACGCTTTGCGCTGGTGGCTGCCACCGAGGCAGACGCGCAAGCCCTGAGGGGATTGGGAACCTATGGCTTCATCAAAGGGGCAGCCGGTTTCTTCGTTGGAGTTCTTCGCGAGGGGGAGCTGAATCTCGAAGATTTCGGCTACCAAATGGAACAAATCATCCTGCAAGCCACTGATCTCGACCTGGGGACGTGCTGGCTGGGCGGCACATTCGCCAAAAGTCGTTTCGCGGCGAAAGTTGCCCTACAAGAGGGCGAGAGCATCCCCGCAGTGACTTCGGTGGGCTATATTGCCCCGCGGGCACGCCGCTTTGACCGCAAAGTGCGCGATGTGGCTGCTTCCGACCATCGCCTCCCCTGGAATAAGCTCTTTTTCTCCGAGCGCTTCGACAATCCGCTTTCACAGGAAACTGCCGGAGATTTCGCCATACCGTTGGCAATGGTGCGCCGGGGGCCATCAGCATCCAACCGTCAGCCGTGGAGAATTATCAAGACTGGCACAGAGTGGCATTTCTATTTGCGCAGGACGCGCGGCTATCGCACCAACAATTACGCCAAACTTCTTAAGCTGGCTGATCTTCAACGCGTTGATATGGGTATTGCTATGTGCCACTTCAAACTCACCGCGCTTGAACTCGGATTGAATGGCAGTTGGCGAGTGAACGATCCCGGGCTTGCGCTCCCCAACGAATGGACGGAATACATCATCAGTTGGAAACAGAATTGA
- a CDS encoding transcriptional regulator → MVTPFIQFAPETCAWCEGTGRFSQYQTVCHMCRGEGSVLVAQPARACPWCQGSGKNDEEDRCKNCGGAGWSHVYRPGISR, encoded by the coding sequence ATGGTTACACCCTTTATCCAATTTGCGCCCGAAACCTGCGCCTGGTGCGAAGGCACGGGCCGCTTTAGCCAATATCAGACCGTATGTCACATGTGCCGCGGCGAGGGCAGCGTGCTGGTGGCACAGCCCGCGCGCGCATGTCCCTGGTGTCAGGGCAGCGGAAAAAATGATGAAGAAGACCGCTGCAAAAATTGCGGTGGCGCGGGCTGGTCGCATGTATACAGGCCAGGCATTTCGCGCTAG
- a CDS encoding VOC family protein: MTLPSISEQITFLYTRDLAVTSHFYEQIIGLTLWLDQGTCRIYQITESALLGFCQRPDAQNQHPGVIFTLVTSDVEGWYAMLVARGVEFEHPPRVNPQYNILHCFLRDPNGYLIEIQRFLA, encoded by the coding sequence ATGACCCTCCCCTCCATTTCAGAGCAGATCACCTTTTTGTACACGCGCGACCTCGCGGTCACATCCCACTTTTATGAACAAATTATCGGTCTAACACTGTGGCTCGATCAGGGAACCTGCCGCATCTATCAGATCACCGAAAGCGCTCTGCTGGGCTTTTGCCAACGCCCTGATGCGCAGAATCAGCACCCGGGTGTGATCTTCACGCTCGTGACTTCCGATGTCGAAGGCTGGTATGCAATGCTTGTAGCGCGCGGTGTAGAATTCGAGCACCCACCCCGCGTCAATCCGCAGTACAATATTCTGCACTGTTTTTTGCGTGACCCCAACGGATATTTGATCGAAATTCAGCGTTTTTTAGCATAG
- a CDS encoding FAD-binding protein, whose protein sequence is MLPPDLLHELHRAGLEIRTDDATRVIYSTDASLYQITPLGVGFPRTLDHLNAAVELAAKYRVPVLARGAGSSLAGQAVGKALVLDCSRYLNKIHKIHDDDQGGDGWVTAEPGAILRDINHAAAPYGLMIGPDPASSDRATLGGSLANNASGAHSIVYGMFADHVVALETIFGDGQMATLEETSVSTFEHSHIQPSTFNAFLKTALNIRATLAGEIRVRWPRTYRRAAGYNLNYLLSWSPSAPPQFNLKPSTFNGYPPISPNHINLAHLLVGSEGTLGVIRQATIRLVPKPRHTALAVLAFDSVEQACEETPRLLEHHPSAIELIPRVLLELAASVPAYARMLDFIPGASDRLPAALLAVEFAGDNMPQLLAQARALRQDALIAETPQAQSRVWAVRKAGLGILQSQPGDLRTHTFIEDLTVPVENLGAYVRAMDAIAADHNTEFYYYAHASAGCLHVRPLLNLKTESGIRDLRQIAQEAVKATISLGGTTTGEHGDGLARSEWLEQLYGPKIVKAFQDLKLAADPLGILNPGKIVAPSPMDTNLRYGPNYRARGWETVMSFAQQNGLSGAIEMCNGAGVCRGDSGVMCPTFQATREEMHSTRGRANLLRALISASPTEDRRQDVFNALDLCLACKGCKSDCPSLVDMAKLKYEFTHHYYKSHRRKLRDYVFGYIGAFARLGSKAQRLGNWGLGLGSVIHILHLAPQRKLPQFEKSYNRKIGDQVPLIPTPQSPIIYLPDAFTRYFDPDDEAAALTVLRKLNFAVKILPVVGAGRTLISKGFLDAAKRHAARVVDAIDAIDPQGEYPIIGLEPSEIYTLRDEFPDFFPDDERVKLIARRAWMIDEFIIRQPASLPTLNLQPSPVLLHGHCYQKAQPPADDGQPVGEQATVAMLKAAGYAVEVIDSGCCGMAGAFGYETEHYELSMQVGEMKLFPAVRRADEDVIIAAAGVSCQAQIADGAQRQAIHPIQLLARSLA, encoded by the coding sequence ATGTTACCTCCCGATTTGCTCCACGAACTACACCGCGCCGGGCTAGAAATCCGCACCGACGACGCCACGCGCGTCATCTACAGCACAGATGCTTCGCTCTATCAGATTACGCCGCTGGGGGTAGGTTTTCCGCGCACGCTCGATCATCTCAACGCGGCGGTAGAGTTGGCGGCCAAATACCGCGTGCCTGTGCTAGCGCGCGGGGCGGGCAGTTCATTGGCCGGACAAGCCGTTGGTAAAGCCCTGGTTTTGGATTGTTCGCGCTATCTCAACAAAATCCACAAAATACACGATGACGATCAAGGGGGTGATGGCTGGGTAACTGCCGAGCCGGGGGCAATCCTGCGCGATATCAACCACGCTGCCGCGCCCTACGGCCTGATGATCGGCCCCGACCCGGCCTCGTCCGACCGCGCTACGCTGGGTGGTTCGCTTGCCAACAATGCCAGTGGCGCGCACTCGATTGTCTATGGCATGTTTGCCGATCATGTCGTCGCGCTTGAAACGATTTTTGGCGATGGGCAAATGGCGACGCTGGAAGAAACAAGCGTTTCAACATTCGAACATTCACATATTCAACCTTCAACCTTCAACGCTTTTCTTAAAACTGCCCTCAACATCCGCGCAACCCTCGCCGGCGAAATCCGCGTCCGCTGGCCGCGCACCTACCGCCGCGCGGCTGGATATAATCTTAATTATCTGCTGTCCTGGTCCCCCTCCGCACCTCCGCAATTCAACCTTAAACCTTCAACCTTCAACGGCTACCCGCCTATCTCACCCAACCACATCAATCTAGCCCATCTGCTCGTTGGCTCTGAAGGCACGCTGGGCGTGATCCGTCAGGCCACTATTCGATTGGTACCCAAACCGCGTCACACTGCACTGGCGGTGCTGGCCTTTGATTCCGTGGAGCAAGCCTGCGAGGAGACTCCGCGCCTGCTGGAGCACCACCCCAGCGCCATCGAGCTGATCCCGCGCGTGCTGCTTGAACTGGCTGCATCCGTGCCTGCTTACGCACGCATGTTAGATTTTATACCAGGAGCTTCCGACCGCCTCCCCGCGGCGTTGTTGGCTGTCGAATTCGCCGGAGATAATATGCCGCAACTCCTGGCACAGGCGCGCGCCTTGCGACAGGATGCGCTGATCGCCGAAACGCCCCAGGCGCAAAGCCGCGTCTGGGCGGTACGCAAAGCTGGCTTGGGCATTTTGCAATCGCAACCCGGCGACTTGCGCACGCACACCTTCATCGAAGACCTCACCGTTCCTGTGGAAAATCTGGGCGCTTATGTGCGCGCCATGGATGCGATTGCCGCCGATCATAACACCGAGTTTTATTACTACGCTCACGCCTCGGCGGGCTGTCTGCATGTGCGCCCGCTCTTAAATCTTAAAACCGAAAGTGGAATACGAGACCTGCGCCAGATTGCCCAGGAAGCGGTCAAGGCCACGATTTCACTGGGGGGAACCACGACCGGTGAGCATGGCGACGGCCTGGCGCGCTCGGAATGGTTGGAGCAACTCTACGGCCCGAAAATCGTAAAGGCGTTCCAGGATTTGAAGCTGGCAGCCGATCCGTTGGGGATTCTCAACCCGGGCAAGATCGTGGCCCCTTCGCCGATGGATACGAATCTGCGCTACGGGCCAAATTACCGCGCCCGCGGCTGGGAGACTGTGATGAGCTTCGCCCAGCAAAATGGCCTCAGCGGGGCCATCGAGATGTGCAACGGGGCCGGAGTCTGCCGCGGCGATAGTGGGGTAATGTGCCCCACCTTCCAGGCCACGCGCGAAGAGATGCACTCCACCCGCGGGCGGGCAAACTTGCTGCGGGCGTTGATTAGCGCTTCGCCGACAGAAGATCGGAGACAGGATGTTTTCAATGCCTTAGACTTGTGCCTGGCCTGCAAAGGCTGCAAATCGGATTGTCCCTCGCTGGTGGATATGGCGAAACTCAAATACGAGTTTACGCACCATTACTATAAGTCGCACCGCCGCAAGCTGCGTGATTATGTCTTTGGCTATATTGGTGCTTTCGCGAGGTTGGGGAGCAAAGCTCAGCGATTAGGCAATTGGGGATTAGGGTTGGGAAGTGTTATTCATATTTTGCATCTGGCACCGCAGCGCAAATTGCCGCAGTTTGAGAAATCATACAATCGGAAAATTGGAGATCAGGTTCCCCTGATCCCCACTCCCCAATCTCCAATTATCTATCTCCCCGACGCCTTCACGCGCTATTTCGATCCCGATGATGAAGCCGCCGCCCTGACCGTTTTACGGAAGCTCAATTTTGCTGTAAAAATTCTCCCCGTGGTTGGCGCGGGGCGCACACTGATCTCAAAGGGATTTCTGGATGCCGCCAAACGTCATGCAGCGCGCGTTGTAGATGCGATTGATGCCATTGACCCCCAGGGTGAGTATCCCATCATCGGTCTGGAACCCTCCGAGATTTACACCCTACGCGACGAATTCCCCGATTTTTTCCCCGATGATGAACGCGTCAAATTGATTGCTCGCCGCGCCTGGATGATCGACGAATTCATCATTCGCCAGCCTGCCAGCCTGCCAACCCTCAACCTGCAACCTTCACCGGTTTTGCTCCACGGCCACTGCTATCAAAAAGCCCAACCCCCGGCGGATGACGGTCAACCGGTTGGCGAACAGGCCACCGTGGCGATGCTCAAAGCAGCCGGATACGCTGTCGAAGTCATCGACTCCGGCTGCTGCGGCATGGCGGGCGCGTTTGGCTACGAGACCGAACATTACGAACTCTCGATGCAGGTTGGCGAGATGAAACTCTTCCCGGCGGTTCGGCGCGCCGATGAAGATGTAATTATCGCTGCGGCGGGCGTTTCCTGCCAGGCGCAGATCGCCGACGGCGCTCAACGCCAGGCCATCCATCCCATTCAGCTACTTGCCCGGAGCCTCGCATGA
- a CDS encoding CBS domain-containing protein, producing the protein MSEEWISTQEAAKQLGVTTARIRQLVAEKKINARKVGGKYRGQWLVKATDIAQRIQKGVSTKMNVKNRMTPNPITASQQTNYNQALRLMQQNNIKHLPIVDSHDKLIGIVTYNDMLRAEPSPVTSLSVFEIASLLEKVTMKQIMNHPVLAIEETCSIANAAKFMLDNDIGCLPVVRDEALVGIITDTDIFKTFVEITGGGQAGTRLEAKVPDQKGQLAALTQALTEAGAYIVLVAISYDDSGDYSYVDLKERGGDEQKIRAELGKLDHVEVLEIRPSDGDQLRSFGK; encoded by the coding sequence ATGAGCGAAGAGTGGATCAGTACCCAGGAAGCGGCCAAACAACTTGGCGTTACAACCGCCCGTATTCGACAGTTGGTGGCCGAAAAGAAAATAAACGCTCGAAAAGTGGGCGGAAAGTATCGCGGGCAATGGCTGGTTAAGGCCACTGATATTGCCCAACGTATTCAAAAAGGAGTAAGTACTAAAATGAATGTAAAAAATCGTATGACCCCCAACCCGATCACAGCCTCACAGCAGACCAATTACAATCAGGCTTTGCGTCTGATGCAGCAAAATAATATCAAACATCTTCCAATTGTTGATAGTCACGATAAATTGATAGGCATCGTTACTTATAACGATATGCTGCGCGCTGAGCCTTCGCCGGTGACCAGCCTGAGCGTTTTCGAAATTGCATCCCTGTTGGAAAAAGTCACCATGAAACAGATTATGAACCATCCTGTCTTGGCGATTGAAGAAACCTGCAGTATTGCCAACGCGGCTAAATTTATGTTGGATAACGATATTGGCTGCTTGCCGGTGGTGCGCGACGAGGCGTTGGTCGGCATTATTACCGACACAGACATCTTTAAAACTTTTGTTGAGATAACTGGTGGTGGACAGGCGGGGACTCGCCTGGAGGCCAAAGTTCCCGATCAAAAGGGCCAGTTGGCAGCCTTGACACAGGCGCTCACCGAGGCTGGGGCCTATATTGTCTTGGTGGCGATATCTTACGATGATTCAGGCGATTATTCGTATGTTGACCTCAAGGAGCGCGGCGGAGATGAGCAGAAAATACGTGCGGAATTGGGAAAACTGGATCATGTAGAAGTGCTTGAAATCCGCCCCAGCGACGGTGATCAGTTGCGCAGTTTTGGAAAATAG